The following coding sequences are from one Diadema setosum chromosome 9, eeDiaSeto1, whole genome shotgun sequence window:
- the LOC140233023 gene encoding dehydrogenase/reductase SDR family member 1-like, whose amino-acid sequence MSQPLSGKICLVTGATRGIGKGIALQLGEAGATVYITGKTLKPKPDSVGGSLEETSREIESRGGKCIPVQCDHSKDDQIKALFERIEKEQHGKLDVLVNNAYAAVTSLFKAVDTPFWELPLDIWDDVNNVGLRNHYICSFYAAKMMVPAKQGLIINISSGGGLRYLFNVAYGVGKAAVDRMAADCAHEMKKHNVAAVSLWPGAVKTELIVDKFKDPDMTWKIGDFQAKGKDIFMMGESPEYAGKCVVGLAQDKNIMRKTGKVLLTMDLADEYGFTDVDGQRPMNYRQVKSLFLMSGHTWIGALVPGFIKVPFWLLASLTHKY is encoded by the exons ATGAGTCAACCACTGAGTGGGAAGATATGCCTGGTGACAGGCGCTACAAGGGGAATAGGGAAGGGGATTGCCCTCCAGCTTGGTGAGGCCGGAGCCACAGTCTACATCACAGGCAA AACGCTAAAACCAAAGCCAGATAGTGTTGGAGGATCACTGGAAGAAACATCCCGTGAG ATTGAGAGTAGAGGGGGTAAGTGTATCCCTGTCCAGTGTGACCACTCCAAGGATGACCAGATCAAGGCCCTCTTCGAGAGGATTGAGAAAGAGCAGCATGGAAAACTGGATGTGCTGGTTAACAATGCCTACGCTGCCGTCACA AGTCTGTTTAAAGCTGTCGACACTCCATTTTGGGAACTTCCTTTGGATATCTGGGACGATGTCAATAATGTTGGGCTGAG GAATCACTATATCTGCTCCTTCTATGCTGCCAAGATGATGGTACCAGCCAAACAGGGACTTATCATTAACATCTCATCAGGGGGTGGGCTCCGTTATCTCTTCAACGTTGCGTACGGCGTCGGCAAAGCTGCC GTGGACAGAATGGCAGCGGACTGTGCCCACGAGATGAAGAAACACAACGTGGCGGCCGTGTCACTCTGGCCCGGTGCCGTCAAGACAGAGCTCATTGTGGACAAGTTCAAGGACCCAGACATGACCTGGAAGATCGGCGACTTTCAGGCCAAG GGAAAGGACATCTTTATGATGGGGGAGAGTCCAGAGTACGCAGGGAAGTGTGTGGTGGGACTGGCCCAGGACAAGAACATCATGCGCAAGACTGGAAAAGTTCTCCTGACTATGGACCTGGCCGACGAGTACGGCTTCACCGACGTCGACGGCCAACGTCCCATGAACTACCGCCAGGTGAAGTCCCTTTTCCTGATGAGTGGCCATACCTGGATTGGGGCTTTGGTTCCCGGGTTCATCAAGGTCCCCTTTTGGCTGCTTGCTTCCCTAACCCACAAATATTga